CAAATCAGCGCCATGTTCGGCATGTTCTTCACCGATCGCCAGGTCTATAACTATGAAGATGCCAAAACCTGTGACACCGCCAAGTTTGGCAAATTCCATCGCGGCATGTTAGAGCATGGTGTGTATCTAGCTCCGTCGCAGTTTGAAGCAGGATTCACGGCGATTGCCCACAGTGATGAAGACATCGCTGCTACCCTGACAGCGGCTCGTGCGGTACTGAGTGAAATCAAATAAATCTGGCGATCGCTCGTCACGATAAGTTAGGAATTCCAAAAAAAATATCTTTCAAGCTCAGGTTGCTGTTAGCTATGCAGCGCCTGGGCTTTTGGTTATGAGAAGAAAAATATTAGTTAACGCAAGACATTAAAATGATAAAAACAAAATTTAAGACGGTATAATTAATGTGGCTAAGCTCTATGCATCTTGTGGCTGGAGTTATAATTAAGCAAGGATTATCCAGTGGGCGGCAAACCAATCCCGAAGCCTTCAATCCTAGATGAATGTAAAGTTGTAGGAATTGAGGCTGGTAGAAAAGTCTACAAAGATAAAGCTGAAAATCGCTACTACATGTGGGATTCACTTCATGGTGAAGTTGAAGTATTCAACAAAAGAGGTACACACATTGGTGTGGCATGTCCAATCACTGGTAAGCGAATTAAGCCTGCGGTTAAAGGAAGAAAAATAAGCAAACAGAACTAAGAAATGATGGCAACATTTATCGAATTGTGTCTTTCCGGCAATACTGAGGCTGATCAGATCGATGATTTTATTGATTTGTGGCACGATAACAAAGCAGGGCAAGATCAAGAATTGCATGAGTTCTTAGGCATGACTTGGGACGAATATTCGGTATGGTTAACTAAACCATCAGTATTCCCTTACATTTTGTCGGCACGGGCTAAAAATGTTTCTTTGCGTACCGAGCTTGAGTATGAGAAGAGCATTCTAAGCGCTAATAAAGATTCTTCTGCAAAAGTAGAAAAAATAGATACTTGGCTCAAACTGCTAACACTTACAGAAAGCTCATTGGTTGAAAGCAGCTAAGCTATAACTATGTATTACTGTTATGGGTTTAAGTGTTCTACAAAGAAATCGATCGTGTGGCCAATTTCCAGCACCTGATTACTCCGTTTCGCCGAACCATGCCCTTCATCGGCAAAGATAATTAACTGAGAAGGGATCTCTCTTTCTTCCAATGCCCGCTGGATCTGCACCGCTTCCCCCACCGGAACTCTGGGATCATTTGCGCCCTGAATAATTAATAAGGGATCTTGAATTTGATCGATGTAAGTAATGGGCGAGAGCTGGATCAATGCCTGCCGATCGCGTTCTGGATCGCCATATTCACTGATTCGCAACGGCCGACGGAACTCTGCCGTATTTTCCAGGAAGGTAATTAGATTACTCATTCCCACCAAGGCCACCCCAGCATCATAGCTACCCGCAAACTTAGTCATACCCATCAAAGTAGAATAGCCGCCATAGCTCCAGCCCATGATGCCCACCTTTGGTTCCATGTCATTCACCTGCCAGTTGGTGCGAATATAGGTAGAAGCATCGGCAATATCGGAAATTACCGCCAATCGCTTCGGGCCATCATCGGCACTGAGCCAGGCTTTACCATAACCATCACTACCACGTACATTGGGCTCCACATAAATAAATCCAGCCTGCACAAACAATTGCGCCAATCGATTGAATCCAGCGGTGCTCTGTGCTTCGGGGCCACCATGAAAATGTACTACCACTGGGCAGGGTTCGCTGGCATTCTGGCACTGGGGCGATCGCCACACGAACATGGGGATCTCAGTGCCATCTTGGGCAGGATAGGATTCTAATGTTGCACCGACAAACTTGCTCTGGTCTAATTCCGGTACGCTGGGCAACACCCACTGAGTCAGGTTTTGGGTCTGCCAATCATAGACATAGCTGGTGCGGGGGGCAGTGGCCGTACTCACTCCCAAGCTAATATAGCGACCATTGCGGGTTGTTGAACCTGCATAGATCAAATCCGCATTGGCAAATTCCGGTAAGGCGATCGGCTCAAATGTCTTGGCATCAAGCGCCTGGAGTTTTAAATAGCCGCGATCGTTGACGGTATAAATAATCCGTTGGCGCAGATAGTCAATCTCAAAGCTGGATACATCCATTGGTAGCTCTGGGGTGATCGGCGTGAATTCCCCATCATCACCATTGGTGTAGCGATATAAACGGCGGAATTGATCAAACTTGGGGGTTAGTACCAGCAACTCATCGGGATTGGCACTGAATTGTGCAACAAATTCTTCCGGCTGTTCCTGTCCCAGTAATGGTGTTAATTTCCCACTAGCTTCGTCATAGCGATAATATTCCCGCGACAGGCTGCCCGTTGCTTTGCCAAACAAAAAAGTTTTACTGCCAGTATTGCCATCCGGTAAAACATCGGCGATGTACCAGACCCCTGGTTCTGACAGGAGTAATTCCTTTTGCTTTGTAGCAATGTCATAGCGATAGATCGCAAAGGAAGCTGGGTCAACATCATTCGCCATGTAATAAATACTACGCGAATCATCTGATATGAAGGCAAAGGAAGTTCTGACTCCATCATCGTGCTGGATTACTTCCAGGGGGCTACCATTGGTAGATTGTAAATATAAACCGGGATTTTCCTGCCCCTGCCGATCGCGTGATAGCACCAGGAACTTACCATCAGGGCTAATTCCCCTCAACGCAGTAGAATCCTGCCCACCAGTCATTTGCACTGGAAAGCTTTGGGGGCCATCGATCCGCCATATTTGCCTGGTGCCAGTAATGCTCCAACTAAAGAACATGGTTTCACCATCGGGGCTGAGCAATCCCAAACCGGGCGATCGCACATCCAGAATCGATTCAATTTGCTTGGTGGCCTGAGCATCCAGACTGGGCGGCGCATATTTTTCTAGGGTGGCAGCATCCAGACTTTCTCGACCTAAGCCTTCGTAGGCGATCGCCTGATTTGACTGATTATTTGGCATGGCGGCAAACATAACGGCAACACCAACAAAGGAAGTAAACGAAGTAATGGCAGTAATTAGGGCGATTGACAGGATTCGGCTCATGGAAGGTTAGCTAATTATATTTAGGCAAGTATGTTTATGGCAGTAATTAGATTTCAAATAATTATTTAATCGGCACTTTCTAGCTCAGCACGGGGATATTCGCCCAACACTCGGCTCAGGAATTGTCCCGTATAGGATTCAGGTATTTCTGCCACTTGTTCTGGTGTGCCCTCCGCAATAATATGGCCACCTTGATCGCCACCTTCTGGGCCTAGATCAATCAACCAATCGGCACTACGAATCACATCCAGATTATGCTCGATCATCAAGACGGTATTCCCTTTATCAACCAAGCGCTGCACTACATCCAGCAGCAAATGCACATCGGCGAAGCTCAGCCCGGTAGTTGGTTCATCGATCAAATAGAGGGTTTTACCAGTCGATCGCCTGGCTAGTTCGGTGGCCAGTTTTACCCGTTGCGCTTCTCCGCCCGATAGGGTTGGTGCTGGTTGTCCCAGGCGAATATAGCCCAGCCCCACATCCACCAGCATACCTAGCTTGGCATGGGCTTGGGGAATATTCTCGAAGAAGTGCATCGCCTCCTCGATCGTCATGTTCAATACATCAGAAATATTCTTATCCCGATAGATTACCTGCAAGGTTTCGCGGTTATATCTAGCTCCCTTGCACACATCACAGGTAACATAAACATCGGGTAGGAAGTTCATGGAAATCACGTTTACCCCCTGTCCACCACAGGCTTCACAGCGTCCCCCTTTAACATTAAATGAGAACCGACCCGCTTTATATCCCTTCGCCTTAGCTTCGGTGGTGAGGGCAAAGGTGTCACGAATCACATCAAAAACGCCTGTGTAGGTGGCAGGATTGGAACGAGGCGTACGACCGATCGGCGATTGGTCGATCACAATAAATTTATCTAGGCTTTTTGCACCCTTGATCGCTTCTACTCCCTCTGGCATTGGTGTACGGCGATTGAAATAATGGCTGAGGTAATTGTGCAAAATTTCATTGATCAGCGTCGA
The sequence above is a segment of the Pseudanabaena sp. PCC 7367 genome. Coding sequences within it:
- a CDS encoding colicin E3/pyocin S6 family cytotoxin, whose protein sequence is MGGKPIPKPSILDECKVVGIEAGRKVYKDKAENRYYMWDSLHGEVEVFNKRGTHIGVACPITGKRIKPAVKGRKISKQN
- a CDS encoding S9 family peptidase, with amino-acid sequence MSRILSIALITAITSFTSFVGVAVMFAAMPNNQSNQAIAYEGLGRESLDAATLEKYAPPSLDAQATKQIESILDVRSPGLGLLSPDGETMFFSWSITGTRQIWRIDGPQSFPVQMTGGQDSTALRGISPDGKFLVLSRDRQGQENPGLYLQSTNGSPLEVIQHDDGVRTSFAFISDDSRSIYYMANDVDPASFAIYRYDIATKQKELLLSEPGVWYIADVLPDGNTGSKTFLFGKATGSLSREYYRYDEASGKLTPLLGQEQPEEFVAQFSANPDELLVLTPKFDQFRRLYRYTNGDDGEFTPITPELPMDVSSFEIDYLRQRIIYTVNDRGYLKLQALDAKTFEPIALPEFANADLIYAGSTTRNGRYISLGVSTATAPRTSYVYDWQTQNLTQWVLPSVPELDQSKFVGATLESYPAQDGTEIPMFVWRSPQCQNASEPCPVVVHFHGGPEAQSTAGFNRLAQLFVQAGFIYVEPNVRGSDGYGKAWLSADDGPKRLAVISDIADASTYIRTNWQVNDMEPKVGIMGWSYGGYSTLMGMTKFAGSYDAGVALVGMSNLITFLENTAEFRRPLRISEYGDPERDRQALIQLSPITYIDQIQDPLLIIQGANDPRVPVGEAVQIQRALEEREIPSQLIIFADEGHGSAKRSNQVLEIGHTIDFFVEHLNP